The proteins below are encoded in one region of Myxococcales bacterium:
- a CDS encoding chemotaxis response regulator protein-glutamate methylesterase → MSQRLRVLVVDDSAFMRGAVSRMLAADARFEVVGQAKDGEEAVRLAGELAPDVISMDFNMPGLNGAEATRAILAKRATPIVMLSAHTREGATAAVQALAAGAVDFVEKPDGEVSANLNTVKDQLVEKLIAAAGANVRGSMAVAEVAPSEAPMSRRSPRSPPRAMPAGLRVVVIASSTGGPAALFRLLPSLTSAGKAAIVIVQHMSAGFTEALADQLAEQAGYQVREAKQGDVLEAGVALVAPGGMHLVLERNGTVSVNDGPLVHGVRPAADVTLKSAAQIYGARSVGVVLTGMGRDGALGLAAIKAAGGRTFAQDKATCTVFGMPKAAVEMGVVDEVLPLDQIGRSVSRLVST, encoded by the coding sequence GTGAGCCAACGCCTGCGCGTCCTCGTCGTCGACGACTCCGCTTTCATGCGCGGTGCGGTGAGCCGGATGCTGGCTGCCGACGCTCGCTTCGAGGTCGTCGGGCAGGCGAAGGATGGCGAGGAGGCCGTTCGGCTCGCGGGAGAGCTCGCTCCGGACGTGATCAGCATGGACTTCAACATGCCGGGCCTGAACGGCGCGGAGGCGACCCGCGCGATTCTCGCCAAACGAGCGACGCCCATCGTGATGCTCAGCGCGCACACCCGCGAGGGAGCAACCGCGGCGGTCCAGGCGCTGGCCGCTGGCGCCGTCGACTTCGTCGAAAAACCGGACGGCGAGGTCAGCGCCAACCTGAACACCGTCAAAGATCAACTCGTCGAGAAGCTGATTGCCGCGGCGGGTGCCAACGTACGCGGCTCGATGGCCGTCGCGGAGGTCGCACCGAGTGAGGCGCCCATGTCGCGGCGTTCGCCGCGCTCGCCACCAAGAGCCATGCCGGCGGGCCTGCGGGTGGTGGTCATTGCCAGCTCGACGGGGGGTCCTGCCGCGCTGTTTCGCCTGTTGCCGTCGCTGACCTCGGCAGGCAAGGCCGCAATCGTGATCGTACAGCACATGTCGGCGGGGTTCACCGAAGCGCTCGCGGATCAGCTGGCGGAACAGGCGGGGTATCAGGTCCGCGAGGCGAAACAGGGCGACGTGCTCGAAGCCGGTGTGGCTCTGGTCGCGCCAGGCGGCATGCACCTCGTGCTCGAGCGCAACGGCACGGTCTCGGTGAACGACGGACCGCTCGTACACGGGGTGCGTCCGGCGGCCGACGTGACGCTGAAGAGCGCGGCTCAGATCTACGGCGCGCGCAGCGTCGGCGTCGTGCTCACCGGAATGGGCCGTGATGGCGCGCTCGGGCTCGCCGCCATCAAAGCCGCCGGGGGCCGCACCTTCGCCCAAGACAAGGCCACCTGCACCGTTTTCGGCATGCCCAAAGCCGCAGTGGAGATGGGCGTGGTCGACGAAGTCTTGCCCCTGGACCAGATCGGTCGGAGCGTGAGCCGACTCGTGAGCACGTGA
- a CDS encoding antibiotic biosynthesis monooxygenase yields MNPTHFIIHTIQFKPGVLAEAKALFEEKIPPFAQRFDAWRGARLTVDREKNVVVTIGAWADAGQMKAFLEQPEFAKTMESFAGYFAAPPQTTITEVLTEVGPSA; encoded by the coding sequence ATGAACCCGACCCACTTCATCATCCATACGATTCAGTTCAAGCCCGGAGTGCTCGCCGAGGCCAAGGCACTGTTCGAAGAGAAGATCCCGCCGTTCGCCCAGCGGTTCGACGCGTGGCGTGGCGCCCGCCTCACCGTCGACCGCGAGAAGAACGTGGTGGTGACGATCGGCGCGTGGGCCGACGCCGGCCAGATGAAAGCGTTCCTCGAGCAGCCCGAGTTCGCCAAGACGATGGAGAGCTTCGCGGGCTACTTCGCCGCGCCCCCACAGACGACGATCACCGAGGTCCTCACCGAGGTGGGCCCGAGCGCCTGA
- a CDS encoding carboxy terminal-processing peptidase, which produces MRSPKALRFLRRTLAPFSLGLVAACTPPHPTPKPNTGAPTASAAPSAGVPTAANDELPELPADPREGVLAEAAVVLLTKQHVLHRQLDDALSKEAFAKYIESIDGAKLFLLQRHVDALAKYETQIDDELRSGDLSVARKGSALAASRRKVVAKVIANLLSKPFDLTKSEEVELDPKKRGFAKSEDELRDRWRRVLEAQVLERIQQMEDLLAAKGKADKKDKKEESEAAQKALALIPSTFEGRLDKAQKELAERYEARFVRQLEIEKLEPAAQLINAVNAVYDPHTEYLPPSEKANFDIAMSGTLQGIGAALSEQDHYIVVKDLVPGGASWQQGQLAVGDLILAVAQEGKSPVDVTDMAIDKVVQMIRGPKGTVVSLTVKRPDGRIESISITRDIIKIEASYARGATLRLGKRGEKVGYVYLPGFYGSMRGSKKPGDRNATDDVRALLEAFNQKKVGAVILDLRGNGGGLLDHARDISGLFIDQGPVVQTRDSDGKVEVLADKDPSVTFSGRVVVMVDRFSASATEILAGALQDYERAVIVGTGPTHGKGTVQVVIDLDRHQGGGDRLGVYKITVEEYFRVNGASTQLRGVTPDVILPDPASFVESREQTLFHPIPWSAVDPDNYSRVPHAWEVGELKTASAARVGKHEGFAKLTAFAKLLEARRDDTREPLELRTFQTRRAKEKAELEAVDPKFKDQKSLFDVVPLAQDAAGASASDKKLREKLNAWKDELARDPWVEESLHVLDDMNKKRAAGPRATP; this is translated from the coding sequence TCGCCCAAAGCTCTCCGCTTCCTCCGCCGCACCCTCGCTCCGTTCAGCCTCGGGCTGGTCGCGGCGTGCACTCCGCCACACCCCACGCCAAAACCGAACACCGGCGCGCCGACCGCGAGCGCCGCCCCGAGCGCGGGCGTGCCGACGGCGGCGAACGACGAGTTGCCCGAGCTGCCGGCCGATCCCCGGGAGGGGGTGCTCGCCGAAGCAGCCGTGGTCCTCTTGACCAAACAACACGTGCTGCACCGACAGCTCGACGACGCACTCTCGAAGGAAGCTTTCGCGAAGTACATCGAGTCGATCGACGGGGCCAAGCTGTTCTTGCTCCAGCGTCACGTGGATGCCCTCGCCAAGTACGAGACCCAGATCGACGACGAGCTGCGCTCGGGGGACCTCAGCGTAGCCCGCAAGGGTAGCGCTCTCGCGGCGAGTCGCCGGAAGGTCGTCGCCAAGGTCATCGCAAACTTGCTCTCGAAACCGTTCGACCTCACGAAGTCCGAAGAGGTCGAGCTCGACCCGAAGAAGCGCGGCTTCGCCAAGAGCGAAGACGAGCTGCGCGATCGCTGGCGGCGCGTGCTCGAGGCGCAGGTGCTGGAACGCATTCAGCAGATGGAGGACTTGCTGGCCGCCAAGGGCAAGGCCGACAAGAAGGACAAGAAGGAAGAGTCAGAGGCTGCCCAGAAGGCGCTGGCCCTCATCCCTTCGACCTTCGAAGGCCGCCTGGACAAAGCACAGAAGGAGCTGGCCGAGCGCTACGAGGCGCGCTTCGTCCGACAATTGGAGATCGAAAAGCTGGAGCCGGCGGCGCAGCTCATCAACGCGGTCAACGCGGTGTACGACCCGCACACCGAGTACCTCCCGCCCTCGGAGAAAGCCAACTTCGACATCGCCATGAGCGGGACGCTGCAAGGAATCGGCGCAGCGCTGAGCGAACAAGATCACTACATCGTCGTCAAAGATCTGGTCCCCGGTGGCGCGAGCTGGCAGCAGGGGCAGCTCGCCGTCGGCGACCTCATCCTGGCGGTCGCGCAAGAGGGGAAGAGCCCCGTCGACGTGACCGACATGGCGATCGACAAGGTCGTCCAGATGATTCGCGGACCGAAGGGCACGGTCGTCAGCTTGACGGTGAAACGCCCGGACGGCCGCATCGAGAGCATCTCGATCACCCGCGACATCATCAAGATCGAAGCCAGCTACGCCCGCGGCGCGACGCTGCGCCTCGGCAAGCGCGGGGAGAAGGTTGGCTACGTCTATCTGCCGGGCTTCTACGGCAGCATGCGCGGGTCGAAGAAGCCGGGAGACCGCAACGCCACCGACGACGTGCGGGCGCTGCTCGAGGCGTTCAACCAGAAGAAGGTGGGGGCGGTCATCCTCGACCTGCGCGGCAACGGCGGCGGCCTGCTCGATCACGCGCGGGACATCAGCGGGCTCTTCATCGATCAGGGTCCAGTCGTGCAGACTCGTGACTCCGACGGGAAGGTCGAGGTCCTCGCGGACAAAGATCCTTCGGTGACGTTCTCGGGGCGGGTGGTCGTCATGGTCGATCGCTTCAGCGCTTCGGCCACGGAGATCCTCGCTGGCGCGCTGCAGGACTACGAGCGCGCCGTCATCGTCGGGACGGGGCCAACCCACGGCAAGGGCACGGTGCAGGTCGTCATTGACCTCGACCGACACCAGGGCGGTGGAGATCGGCTCGGTGTGTACAAGATCACCGTCGAGGAGTACTTCCGGGTAAACGGCGCCTCGACCCAGCTCCGTGGCGTCACGCCCGACGTCATCCTGCCGGACCCAGCCTCGTTCGTGGAGTCGCGCGAACAGACACTGTTCCACCCGATCCCCTGGAGCGCCGTCGATCCGGACAACTACTCGCGCGTGCCCCACGCGTGGGAGGTCGGCGAGCTGAAGACCGCGAGCGCGGCGCGGGTCGGCAAACACGAAGGCTTCGCCAAGCTGACTGCCTTCGCCAAGCTGCTCGAGGCGCGCCGCGATGATACGCGGGAGCCGCTCGAGCTGCGGACGTTCCAGACCCGCCGGGCGAAAGAAAAGGCAGAGCTCGAAGCCGTCGATCCGAAGTTCAAGGACCAGAAGTCACTCTTCGACGTGGTGCCGCTCGCCCAGGATGCGGCGGGCGCCAGCGCCAGCGACAAGAAGCTGCGCGAGAAGCTCAACGCCTGGAAGGACGAGCTCGCGCGCGATCCGTGGGTCGAGGAGTCGCTGCACGTGCTCGATGACATGAACAAAAAGCGTGCGGCGGGACCCCGAGCCACTCCGTAG
- a CDS encoding Uma2 family endonuclease → MAADTAKNQATYQDVLDAPEHMVAEVLNGELHTHPRPAGPHAEAASVLGMDIGGPFHRGRGGPGGWIILYEPELHLGIDILVPDLGGWRRERLPAVPDAPYFELAPDWACEVLSPATALVDRRRKLPIYAREQVRHLWLVDPRAKSVEVFRLDADTYRLVAVHGDCDVVRIEPFEAVELSLSALWPERAGA, encoded by the coding sequence ATGGCAGCAGACACCGCCAAGAATCAGGCAACCTACCAAGACGTCCTGGACGCACCAGAGCATATGGTCGCGGAGGTGTTGAACGGAGAGCTTCACACCCATCCGCGTCCCGCAGGTCCACACGCGGAAGCGGCCTCCGTGCTTGGCATGGACATTGGCGGTCCCTTCCACCGCGGCCGTGGCGGGCCCGGTGGTTGGATCATTCTCTACGAACCCGAACTACACCTGGGTATCGACATCCTGGTTCCGGATCTTGGCGGATGGCGTCGCGAGCGGCTGCCCGCCGTTCCCGATGCGCCGTACTTCGAGCTTGCACCGGACTGGGCCTGCGAAGTGCTCTCGCCCGCGACGGCGCTCGTGGACCGGCGCCGCAAGCTGCCCATTTACGCACGAGAGCAAGTGCGTCATCTTTGGCTTGTCGACCCACGCGCCAAGAGCGTCGAAGTTTTCCGCCTGGACGCCGACACCTACCGCCTCGTCGCGGTCCACGGTGACTGCGACGTCGTGCGCATCGAACCCTTTGAAGCGGTCGAGCTTTCGCTCTCCGCCTTGTGGCCCGAACGAGCGGGGGCGTAG
- a CDS encoding alpha/beta fold hydrolase: protein MVGHIPEALGCALLLGLCVGCSGDDAGDAAPKALATSLPCTDSMDALWATPVSTGERGELLGCADIDTLALSDVQARLANVAGLKVSSGVRRLMIAYRTERDKGEPGVSTALVYLPEHPASGLLTGVVGSHGTTGLADDCAPSHFIDEPYFDSLHLAWAAGGLPVVAPDYAGLGTVGVQGYFNYPDTGRSVLDSARALRRLVGADRVGERALFFGHSQGGGAALSAAAYANETPDVKVAGIVAYAPAWAYLDYVESIQLAGVSVAGLRPALATILYADLANAGDDESQAGAAFAPSVRDYISKAAGTLCFDKLGPALDSPATGYVPPMTIGEFVDPDFKAGAVDCAKNGKCSGLPGAWVARSKANDPHVDPSVPILYLQGDADTAVKPALASCFFGRLVKDGADPVECVYPGESHESLIPTSAGFAVDWALATAAGKTPPACPVDGALPNCSPF, encoded by the coding sequence ATGGTGGGACATATTCCCGAGGCATTGGGCTGCGCGCTGCTCCTTGGCCTGTGCGTGGGTTGCTCGGGTGACGACGCTGGCGACGCCGCGCCGAAGGCCCTCGCGACGTCGCTGCCGTGTACGGACTCGATGGACGCGCTCTGGGCCACCCCGGTGTCCACTGGCGAGCGCGGTGAGCTGCTCGGCTGCGCGGACATCGACACCCTCGCACTCAGCGACGTCCAAGCGCGCCTGGCCAACGTCGCCGGGCTGAAGGTGAGCTCCGGCGTGCGTCGGCTGATGATTGCCTACCGCACCGAGCGTGACAAAGGGGAGCCCGGGGTCAGCACCGCGCTGGTCTATCTGCCGGAACACCCCGCGAGTGGACTGCTGACCGGGGTCGTCGGTTCACATGGTACGACGGGACTGGCCGACGACTGTGCGCCGTCCCACTTCATCGACGAGCCGTACTTCGACTCGCTGCACCTCGCCTGGGCCGCGGGCGGCTTGCCCGTCGTTGCCCCGGACTACGCGGGACTCGGCACCGTCGGCGTGCAAGGATATTTCAACTATCCGGACACTGGACGCTCGGTGCTCGACTCGGCGCGAGCGCTGCGGCGATTGGTCGGGGCGGATCGCGTCGGTGAACGCGCGCTGTTCTTCGGGCACAGCCAAGGTGGAGGAGCAGCGCTCTCCGCGGCGGCGTACGCGAACGAAACGCCGGACGTGAAGGTCGCGGGGATCGTCGCGTACGCGCCCGCATGGGCTTACCTCGACTACGTCGAGTCGATCCAACTGGCGGGGGTCAGCGTGGCTGGGCTGCGCCCGGCTTTGGCCACTATTCTGTATGCCGATCTCGCCAACGCGGGCGACGACGAGTCCCAGGCCGGCGCCGCGTTCGCACCGAGTGTGCGCGACTACATCAGCAAGGCCGCCGGTACCCTGTGTTTCGACAAACTCGGTCCGGCGCTCGACTCACCCGCGACCGGTTACGTGCCGCCGATGACCATCGGCGAGTTCGTCGATCCCGATTTCAAAGCCGGCGCCGTCGACTGCGCGAAGAACGGCAAATGCTCGGGGCTACCGGGGGCCTGGGTTGCCCGCTCGAAGGCGAACGACCCCCACGTCGACCCCAGCGTGCCGATCCTGTATCTGCAGGGCGACGCGGACACCGCGGTCAAGCCCGCGCTCGCGTCGTGTTTCTTTGGTCGCCTGGTCAAAGATGGCGCGGACCCGGTCGAGTGTGTGTACCCGGGTGAGAGCCACGAATCGCTGATCCCCACCTCCGCGGGCTTTGCCGTCGACTGGGCGCTCGCCACCGCCGCTGGAAAGACGCCGCCGGCGTGTCCCGTCGACGGCGCATTGCCGAACTGCTCGCCGTTCTGA
- a CDS encoding cupin domain-containing protein: MTLHSSTPATPSHSDRARPLTAPAIATDTVTAIAPGDRVVKPCASVVGLLREVCVDEEDLWVAMVSSDPHTASAWHDHGDRTTYVLPLAGAAIVEFGPDGRERLELRCDGTLYVVPPHLMHREVNPSDTPFRAFLIRVGPKAAKPE, from the coding sequence ATGACCCTGCATTCCTCCACCCCCGCTACCCCGTCTCACTCGGACCGTGCGCGGCCACTCACGGCGCCCGCCATCGCTACCGATACGGTGACCGCCATTGCCCCCGGTGATCGCGTCGTGAAACCCTGCGCCTCCGTCGTGGGTCTCCTGCGCGAGGTGTGCGTCGACGAAGAGGACCTCTGGGTGGCCATGGTGTCCTCCGACCCGCACACTGCGTCGGCTTGGCACGACCACGGCGACCGCACCACCTACGTCCTTCCGTTGGCAGGCGCGGCCATCGTCGAGTTTGGCCCCGACGGGCGAGAGCGCCTCGAGCTGCGGTGCGACGGGACCCTGTACGTCGTGCCGCCGCACCTGATGCACCGCGAGGTCAACCCTAGCGATACCCCCTTCCGCGCGTTCTTGATTCGCGTGGGCCCAAAGGCCGCAAAGCCGGAGTGA
- a CDS encoding DNA mismatch repair protein MutS — translation MTTPNRKEEYAARATRFGTEAEAHGARSRLVSNLRGISFGVAIVAAIVAATGRALTLTGPLAVVGMLCFLVLLIVHARVIANEDGAKRWARVNRDAEARVSGKWRDFPEQGLRFQDAAHPYSNDLDIFGKGSLYQRVSVAHTRYGQEALAQFFTRAADPSVILARQDAVRALAPELETRQQLEALALAATEPDGKERSHRPAPDPEPLLAWAESTPELSKKQAVVWAARVLPFVTVAGVVGSFSFDLPAFAWSVPIALAMLLNLATRGITGRVFTAVSSTEGAFLRYGAMLEVLERLDLDSPLLKQVRERITAGGKAPSSAMAEFRRAVSWYDLRHNGLIHPFANALLLWDIHCTLMLEAWQRSSGKAARDWFRALGEVEAISSFAGLLHDDAGVTFPELSADPALFEAEGLGHPLLDGAVRVTNDLSLPSPGRALLVTGSNMSGKSTMLRSMGLAAVMAMAGAPVAAKRLKLSPMAVRTSMRISDSLEQGVSHFYAEVRKLKVVLDSTAGDLPVFFLLDEILHGTNSRERQVGARWVLGELIAKHAIGAISTHDMELCRLPDDLMVHVEQVHFQENVENGAMTFDYKLRAGPVSAGNALRLMKIVGLDVPLE, via the coding sequence GTGACCACGCCAAACCGGAAAGAAGAGTACGCCGCGCGCGCGACGCGCTTCGGCACGGAGGCCGAGGCCCACGGGGCGCGATCGAGGCTGGTGTCCAACTTGAGGGGCATCTCGTTCGGTGTTGCCATCGTGGCGGCCATCGTGGCCGCGACCGGGCGAGCGCTGACCCTGACCGGTCCGCTCGCTGTCGTCGGCATGCTCTGTTTCCTGGTGTTGCTGATCGTGCATGCTCGGGTGATCGCGAACGAAGACGGGGCCAAGCGCTGGGCCCGGGTGAACCGCGACGCCGAGGCACGAGTCAGCGGGAAGTGGCGGGATTTTCCGGAGCAAGGCCTGCGCTTTCAGGACGCCGCTCACCCCTACTCGAACGACCTCGACATCTTCGGCAAGGGCTCGCTGTATCAGCGCGTGTCGGTGGCGCACACCCGCTACGGTCAGGAAGCGCTGGCGCAATTCTTCACGCGGGCAGCGGACCCGAGTGTGATCCTGGCTCGGCAAGACGCCGTTCGTGCCCTCGCACCCGAGCTCGAGACACGTCAGCAGCTCGAGGCGCTCGCGCTCGCTGCCACCGAACCCGACGGCAAGGAGCGCTCGCACCGACCGGCTCCGGATCCGGAACCCCTGCTGGCGTGGGCCGAGAGCACCCCCGAGCTCTCGAAGAAACAGGCCGTGGTCTGGGCGGCCAGGGTCCTGCCGTTCGTCACCGTTGCGGGTGTAGTCGGCAGCTTCAGCTTCGACCTGCCGGCCTTCGCCTGGAGCGTGCCGATCGCGCTGGCGATGTTGCTGAACCTCGCGACGCGCGGCATCACCGGCCGGGTGTTCACGGCCGTGTCGAGCACCGAGGGTGCGTTCCTCCGTTACGGAGCCATGCTCGAAGTGCTCGAGCGTCTTGATCTGGATAGCCCGCTGCTCAAGCAGGTGCGCGAGCGCATCACCGCAGGCGGCAAGGCACCCTCGAGCGCGATGGCCGAGTTCCGACGCGCGGTGAGCTGGTACGACCTGCGGCACAACGGGCTCATTCACCCCTTTGCCAACGCGCTCCTGCTCTGGGACATCCACTGCACGCTGATGCTCGAGGCCTGGCAGAGGAGCTCGGGAAAGGCGGCGCGCGACTGGTTCCGTGCGCTGGGTGAGGTCGAAGCAATCTCGTCGTTTGCTGGCCTGCTGCACGACGACGCGGGCGTGACGTTCCCGGAGTTGTCGGCCGATCCTGCGCTGTTCGAGGCCGAGGGGCTCGGCCACCCGCTGCTCGACGGCGCGGTTCGTGTCACCAACGACCTCTCGCTCCCGAGTCCGGGCCGCGCGCTCTTGGTCACCGGCTCGAACATGAGCGGCAAGAGCACGATGCTGCGCTCGATGGGACTCGCCGCGGTGATGGCGATGGCTGGAGCACCCGTCGCCGCGAAGAGACTCAAGCTGAGCCCGATGGCGGTCCGAACCAGCATGCGAATCAGTGACTCCCTCGAGCAGGGAGTGAGTCACTTTTATGCCGAGGTGCGCAAACTCAAGGTCGTGCTCGACTCGACCGCCGGCGACCTGCCCGTGTTCTTCCTCCTGGACGAGATCCTCCACGGAACCAACTCACGCGAACGACAGGTTGGTGCCCGCTGGGTGCTCGGCGAACTGATTGCAAAACACGCGATCGGCGCCATCTCCACGCACGACATGGAGCTCTGCCGGCTGCCCGACGACCTCATGGTCCACGTCGAACAGGTCCATTTCCAGGAGAACGTCGAGAACGGCGCGATGACCTTCGACTACAAACTGCGTGCAGGGCCCGTCAGTGCGGGCAACGCGCTTCGGTTGATGAAGATCGTGGGGCTCGACGTGCCGCTGGAGTAA
- a CDS encoding YceI family protein, which produces MTPVTGRIEALTFKDGFLSKVAHDLLIDLPHFELTTDGTAVEGRFVLTSLTVVGVMRDGSLDARGISERDRQDISGNIQKKILHTREHPEARFSGTAKRNGERFEVRGGLRLLGETRELSFDVREVDGHWQGEVELQPTRWGIQPFKALLGAIKLQDRVVVRFDLGAVKTDP; this is translated from the coding sequence ATGACGCCCGTAACCGGTCGCATCGAGGCGCTCACGTTCAAAGACGGGTTCTTGTCCAAGGTCGCACACGACCTCTTGATCGACCTCCCGCACTTCGAGCTGACGACGGATGGGACCGCAGTCGAGGGCCGCTTCGTCTTGACCTCACTCACCGTCGTCGGCGTCATGCGCGACGGCTCGCTCGACGCCCGCGGGATTTCGGAGCGCGACCGACAAGACATCTCGGGGAACATCCAGAAGAAGATCCTGCACACTCGCGAGCACCCGGAGGCGCGCTTCAGCGGCACGGCCAAGCGCAACGGGGAGCGATTCGAGGTGCGCGGCGGTCTGCGGCTGCTGGGCGAGACTCGCGAGCTCTCGTTCGACGTGCGCGAGGTCGACGGTCACTGGCAGGGTGAGGTCGAGCTTCAGCCCACACGCTGGGGCATTCAGCCTTTCAAGGCGCTGCTCGGCGCCATCAAGCTGCAAGATCGGGTCGTCGTGCGCTTCGACCTCGGGGCAGTCAAAACTGACCCATGA
- a CDS encoding response regulator: MHVGLVTPPGVLGQFVAQAIEPAGHDLSIAPDLDALLEQASAELDVVLFAPVVAGMPAAKALGAARGAGVAPERAIYLGLDASDCEEAQRAGFFRALTIPFQTHELLATLEDTARGKLVVLLADDSDLIHRHTVPLLTAAGYDVREAWDGEQALEMVRLKKPDLLLTDVEMPKMNGYTLCRTVKTDDALADVPVVICSSLGETADLERGFDAGADDYLVKPVVPEELVSRLHSLLATRMVSARERVLVVDDSAAIRHLVADCLRRQGFRVETAVDGHDGRDKAVAAPPDLVLTDYDMPRMTGFQLVHALRHDTSTRDVPIVMLTARDTKRDQAQMRAAGLTSYLVKPFGTDKCIAIVERVLAESRLSRYKEASRLYISEGAVKAAEEMSRAGANFGEVRAREVDATLLFSDISGFTNMSSKMSPAEVVSILNESFDALCIVIKEQGGDIDKFIGDAIMAVFEDRPELDEPHALRSARAAWGMQAALGRFNEGKDQRLTMRIGLNCGKIVRGDIGSRYVRRDYTCIGDVVNRAQRHEGKAPLGGVLMSVSVHERIKDYVEVEEVTGLTFKGIDEPQSAYILRGFKA, encoded by the coding sequence ATGCACGTAGGGCTCGTGACTCCGCCGGGGGTGCTCGGACAGTTCGTCGCGCAGGCGATCGAGCCCGCGGGACACGATCTGTCCATCGCACCGGACCTCGATGCCTTGCTCGAGCAAGCTTCCGCGGAGCTCGACGTGGTGTTGTTCGCTCCGGTCGTGGCGGGCATGCCGGCGGCGAAGGCGCTCGGAGCCGCCCGCGGCGCGGGGGTCGCCCCGGAGCGCGCCATCTACCTCGGGCTCGACGCGAGTGACTGCGAGGAGGCGCAACGGGCAGGGTTCTTCCGCGCGCTGACCATCCCGTTTCAGACGCACGAGCTGCTCGCCACCCTCGAAGACACCGCACGCGGCAAGCTGGTCGTGCTCTTGGCCGACGACAGCGATCTGATCCACAGACACACGGTCCCGCTCTTGACCGCCGCCGGTTACGACGTGCGCGAGGCCTGGGACGGCGAACAAGCCCTGGAGATGGTCCGCCTCAAAAAGCCGGATCTCCTGCTCACCGACGTCGAGATGCCGAAGATGAACGGCTACACCCTGTGTCGCACGGTGAAGACCGACGACGCTTTGGCCGACGTGCCGGTGGTGATCTGCTCGAGCCTGGGTGAGACGGCCGACCTGGAGCGAGGTTTCGACGCCGGGGCCGATGACTATCTGGTCAAACCCGTCGTGCCTGAGGAGCTGGTGAGCCGCCTGCACTCGCTGCTCGCGACCCGCATGGTCAGCGCGCGGGAGCGGGTGCTCGTGGTGGATGACTCCGCCGCCATTCGGCACCTGGTCGCCGACTGCCTGCGCCGCCAAGGTTTTCGCGTCGAGACCGCCGTCGACGGTCACGATGGGCGCGACAAGGCGGTCGCGGCGCCGCCCGATCTGGTGCTGACGGACTACGACATGCCGCGCATGACGGGCTTCCAGCTGGTGCACGCGCTGAGGCACGACACGAGCACTCGCGACGTGCCGATCGTGATGCTCACCGCCCGGGACACCAAGCGGGATCAAGCACAGATGCGCGCCGCCGGTCTGACGAGCTATCTGGTCAAGCCCTTCGGCACCGACAAGTGCATCGCCATCGTCGAGCGGGTACTGGCCGAGTCACGCCTGTCCCGCTACAAGGAGGCCTCTCGCCTCTACATTAGCGAGGGGGCCGTCAAAGCCGCGGAGGAAATGAGCCGCGCGGGGGCAAATTTTGGCGAGGTCCGCGCGCGCGAGGTCGACGCCACGCTGCTCTTCTCCGACATCTCCGGCTTCACCAACATGAGCTCGAAGATGTCTCCCGCCGAGGTGGTGTCGATCCTGAACGAGTCGTTCGACGCACTCTGCATCGTGATCAAGGAGCAAGGTGGCGACATCGACAAGTTCATCGGCGACGCCATCATGGCCGTGTTCGAAGACCGGCCGGAGCTCGACGAGCCGCACGCCCTGCGGTCCGCCCGCGCCGCCTGGGGAATGCAGGCCGCCCTCGGGCGTTTCAACGAAGGCAAGGACCAGCGCCTGACCATGCGGATTGGCCTGAATTGCGGCAAGATTGTGCGCGGCGACATCGGCTCGCGCTACGTCCGCCGGGATTACACCTGCATCGGGGACGTGGTGAACCGTGCGCAGCGGCATGAGGGCAAGGCCCCGCTCGGCGGCGTGCTGATGAGTGTGTCGGTGCACGAGCGCATCAAGGACTACGTCGAGGTCGAAGAGGTGACGGGCCTCACCTTCAAAGGCATTGACGAACCCCAGAGCGCGTACATCCTTCGGGGATTCAAGGCATGA